A genomic segment from Pseudoduganella chitinolytica encodes:
- a CDS encoding PEP-CTERM sorting domain-containing protein has protein sequence MKNTIARILGLATLAATLLAAPQAHAIPFNLTMQTDGFGYMFGNDATPFPGPLNASNFLSVRNTQAGDPTADIQSIIRFDTSALTPLLTSGQPLVINSARLQLDFLGQGGEPTTTRLNAGLGGTDTWTQASSSTELWNNYTQVLGDTLFVAGTPEGLVEIDLTGLSIDDFGNDELLSILLFADENFSAEFNELFFGAGDTPGGTTGAAPRLILDISVRGTEVPEPGSLLLVGLGLGAFALVQRRRA, from the coding sequence ATGAAAAATACGATCGCAAGAATACTGGGGCTGGCCACCTTGGCCGCAACCCTGCTGGCCGCCCCGCAAGCGCATGCCATCCCGTTCAACCTGACCATGCAGACCGATGGCTTCGGTTATATGTTCGGTAACGACGCGACGCCATTCCCCGGCCCGCTCAATGCCAGCAATTTCCTGTCGGTGCGCAACACCCAGGCGGGGGACCCGACGGCCGACATCCAGTCGATCATCCGCTTCGACACCAGCGCGCTGACGCCTTTACTGACCTCCGGCCAGCCGCTGGTCATCAACTCCGCGCGCCTGCAACTGGACTTCCTGGGCCAGGGCGGCGAACCGACCACGACGCGCCTGAACGCCGGACTGGGTGGCACCGATACCTGGACGCAGGCCAGCTCGTCCACCGAGCTGTGGAACAACTATACGCAGGTACTGGGCGATACCCTGTTCGTCGCCGGCACGCCGGAGGGCCTGGTGGAAATCGACCTGACGGGGCTGTCCATCGACGACTTCGGCAACGACGAGCTGCTGTCGATTCTCCTGTTCGCGGACGAGAACTTCAGCGCCGAGTTCAACGAGCTGTTCTTCGGCGCCGGCGATACCCCGGGCGGCACCACCGGCGCCGCGCCACGGCTGATCCTGGACATCTCCGTGCGCGGCACCGAGGTGCCCGAGCCCGGTTCCCTGCTGCTGGTGGGGCTGGGGCTGGGTGCATTCGCCCTGGTGCAACGCCGCCGCGCCTGA
- a CDS encoding prolyl oligopeptidase family serine peptidase: MRSTTFRPQRRLAAAPDSTALAGSAATEADPYLWLEEVDGDAQLAWVRERNAVALAELQAQPGYQALRERLQTILDSKERIPYVRKHGAFFYNFWRDADHVRGLWRRTALEHYRAGKPQWETVLDLDALAREEDENWVWQGVSSLYPDGNRCLLSLSRGGGDAAVVREFDIAARRFVTDGFNLPEAKSSVAWIDADTVFVCTDFGPGSMTASGYPRIVKEWRRGTPLAAARTLFEAAPDDLGVGAYKDFTPGHSHQFISRQIDFYSSELFLRDGAALTKIDKPADANAYTVRDQLIVELRSAWTVADRTWPQGALLATPLADFLAGGRHFDVLFAPTPTSSLDGVAATRSTLLLNELDNVRNRLVELRHVDGAWQRRVVDTPAFGTLEVAPLDDIGSDDYFLTVNDFLHPTTLYLATAGSDARTPVQALPGYFDAERLVVEQHQATSSDGTAVPYFVVRDREAPLDGSNPTVLYGYGGFEVSLKPFYSGITGAAWLSQGGVYVLANIRGGGEFGPRWHQAALKDQRQRAFDDFIAVAEDVIARKLTSPAHLGIMGGSNGGLLVGAALTQRPELFGAVVCQVPLLDMRRYSKLLAGASWMGEYGDPDDPAQWDFIRRYSPYHRVEPGRRYPRVLFTTSTRDDRVHPGHARKMVARMQEQGHDVLYWENTEGGHAGAANNDQQAQMWALTYTFLRRQLG, from the coding sequence ATGCGTTCCACTACGTTCCGCCCGCAACGCCGGCTGGCCGCCGCCCCCGACTCGACCGCTTTGGCCGGCAGCGCCGCCACCGAAGCCGATCCGTACCTGTGGCTGGAGGAAGTGGACGGCGATGCCCAGCTCGCATGGGTGCGCGAACGCAACGCGGTGGCGCTGGCGGAGCTGCAGGCGCAACCGGGCTACCAGGCCCTGCGGGAGCGGCTGCAGACCATCCTGGACAGCAAGGAACGCATCCCGTACGTGCGCAAGCACGGCGCCTTCTTCTACAACTTCTGGCGCGACGCCGACCACGTGCGCGGCCTGTGGCGCCGTACCGCGCTGGAGCACTATCGCGCTGGCAAGCCCCAATGGGAAACGGTACTCGACCTCGATGCGCTTGCGCGCGAGGAAGACGAGAACTGGGTATGGCAAGGCGTGTCGTCGCTGTACCCCGACGGCAATCGCTGCCTGCTCTCGCTGTCGCGCGGCGGCGGCGACGCGGCCGTGGTGCGCGAGTTCGATATTGCCGCCCGCCGCTTCGTCACGGATGGATTCAACCTGCCGGAGGCGAAAAGCTCGGTGGCATGGATCGATGCCGACACGGTGTTCGTCTGCACCGACTTCGGCCCGGGTTCGATGACCGCTTCAGGCTATCCCCGCATCGTCAAGGAATGGCGCCGCGGCACGCCGTTGGCCGCGGCACGCACGCTGTTCGAGGCCGCGCCGGACGACCTGGGCGTGGGTGCCTACAAGGACTTCACGCCCGGCCACAGCCACCAGTTCATCTCGCGCCAGATCGATTTCTACAGCAGCGAGCTGTTCCTGCGCGACGGTGCCGCGCTGACGAAGATCGACAAGCCGGCGGACGCCAATGCCTACACCGTGCGCGACCAGCTCATCGTCGAGTTGCGCTCGGCGTGGACGGTGGCGGACCGCACCTGGCCCCAGGGCGCGCTGCTGGCCACGCCACTGGCCGACTTCCTGGCGGGAGGACGCCATTTCGACGTGTTGTTCGCACCCACGCCGACGTCGTCGCTGGACGGCGTGGCGGCCACGCGCTCGACCCTGCTGTTGAACGAGCTGGACAATGTGCGCAACCGCCTCGTCGAGCTGCGTCACGTGGACGGGGCCTGGCAGCGCCGCGTCGTCGACACGCCCGCGTTCGGCACGCTGGAGGTGGCGCCGCTGGACGATATCGGGTCCGACGACTATTTCCTGACGGTCAACGATTTCCTCCATCCCACCACGCTGTACCTTGCCACGGCAGGCAGCGACGCGCGCACGCCCGTGCAGGCGCTGCCGGGCTACTTCGACGCCGAGCGGCTGGTCGTCGAGCAGCACCAGGCGACGTCGTCGGACGGCACGGCCGTCCCCTACTTTGTCGTGCGCGACCGGGAGGCGCCGCTCGACGGCAGCAATCCGACGGTACTGTACGGCTATGGCGGCTTCGAGGTGTCGCTGAAACCCTTCTACAGCGGCATCACGGGCGCCGCCTGGCTCAGCCAGGGCGGCGTCTACGTGCTGGCCAATATCCGCGGCGGCGGCGAATTCGGTCCGCGCTGGCACCAGGCGGCGCTGAAGGACCAGCGCCAGCGCGCCTTCGACGACTTTATCGCCGTTGCCGAGGACGTCATCGCGCGCAAGCTGACCAGCCCGGCCCACCTGGGGATCATGGGCGGCAGCAACGGCGGCCTGCTGGTGGGAGCGGCGCTGACGCAGCGCCCGGAGCTGTTCGGCGCCGTCGTCTGCCAGGTGCCGCTGCTGGACATGCGCCGCTACAGCAAGCTGCTGGCCGGGGCGTCGTGGATGGGCGAATACGGTGACCCGGACGATCCGGCCCAGTGGGACTTCATCCGGCGCTATTCGCCTTACCATCGGGTGGAGCCGGGCCGGCGTTATCCGCGCGTCCTGTTTACCACGTCGACCCGCGACGACCGCGTCCATCCGGGCCATGCCCGCAAGATGGTGGCAAGAATGCAAGAGCAGGGCCACGACGTGCTGTACTGGGAAAATACGGAAGGCGGCCATGCCGGCGCCGCCAACAACGACCAGCAGGCGCAGATGTGGGCGTTGACGTACACGTTCCTGCGGCGACAGCTCGGATAG
- the xth gene encoding exodeoxyribonuclease III: protein MRIATFNVNGIGSRLPALLQWLEEKQPDVACLQELKAPQEKFPLEAIRAAGYDAIWHGQKSWNGVAILARGKTPQEIGRGLPGDPEDEQSRYIEAVVDDVVIACLYLPNGNPAPGPKFDYKLKWFERLIRRGEQLLATGAKVVLAGDFNVMPTELDVYKPERWGDDALFRPETRAAFHRLVAQGWTDSLRTLHPGEKIYTFWDYFRNAYGRDAGLRIDHLLLSPALAPALKAAGVDRDVRGREKPSDHAPTWIELDLSVAGAEKAGGEATAGAADDDGAKPVKAPRKAAARKAAVKSADEAPVAVPAARKRKAAPAT from the coding sequence ATGCGTATCGCTACATTCAATGTCAACGGCATCGGCAGTCGCCTGCCGGCCCTGCTGCAATGGCTGGAGGAAAAGCAGCCGGACGTCGCCTGCCTGCAGGAGCTGAAGGCACCCCAGGAAAAATTCCCGCTGGAAGCCATCCGGGCCGCCGGCTATGACGCCATCTGGCATGGCCAGAAGAGCTGGAACGGCGTGGCCATCCTGGCCCGCGGCAAGACGCCCCAGGAAATCGGCCGCGGCCTGCCGGGCGATCCGGAGGACGAGCAGAGCCGCTACATCGAGGCGGTGGTCGACGACGTCGTCATCGCGTGCCTGTACCTACCCAATGGCAATCCGGCGCCGGGGCCCAAGTTCGACTACAAGCTGAAGTGGTTCGAACGGCTGATCCGCCGTGGCGAGCAGCTGCTGGCAACGGGCGCAAAGGTCGTGCTGGCGGGCGACTTCAACGTGATGCCCACCGAACTGGATGTGTACAAGCCGGAGCGCTGGGGCGACGATGCGCTGTTCCGGCCGGAAACGCGGGCAGCGTTCCATCGCCTGGTGGCGCAGGGCTGGACCGACTCGCTGCGCACCCTGCACCCGGGCGAGAAGATCTATACCTTCTGGGACTACTTCCGCAACGCGTACGGCCGCGATGCCGGTCTGCGCATCGATCATTTGCTGCTGAGCCCGGCATTGGCGCCGGCGTTGAAGGCCGCAGGGGTGGACCGGGACGTGCGCGGACGGGAAAAGCCCAGCGACCACGCGCCGACCTGGATCGAGCTGGACCTCTCCGTCGCCGGGGCGGAGAAGGCGGGCGGGGAAGCCACGGCTGGGGCAGCCGATGACGATGGGGCCAAGCCCGTCAAGGCGCCGCGCAAGGCGGCGGCACGCAAGGCTGCCGTAAAGTCGGCGGACGAGGCGCCTGTTGCCGTCCCCGCGGCTCGGAAGCGGAAAGCCGCGCCGGCCACCTGA
- a CDS encoding MSMEG_1061 family FMN-dependent PPOX-type flavoprotein produces the protein MSAIDALPRPDLDALYDPPAERIQQAVLDRLVDFHRDYLAVASFFCLATGSAQGLDASPRGGPPGFVHALDDHHVAFADWPGNNRIESLRNLARDDRVGMLFLFPGLELFMRINGRARATTDDTLLTRLAEGNKRPKTAIVVAIDEVLFHCGKAINRAGLWQTERRVDREALPTPGEMVEALNAAAQGRAVDPAAAGQLDAHYTQAVRQDLYG, from the coding sequence ATGTCCGCCATCGACGCCCTCCCCCGCCCCGATCTCGACGCCCTGTACGACCCGCCGGCCGAGCGTATCCAGCAAGCCGTGCTGGATCGCCTCGTCGATTTCCATCGCGACTATCTTGCCGTGGCGTCGTTCTTCTGCCTGGCCACCGGCAGCGCGCAGGGCCTGGACGCCTCACCGCGCGGCGGGCCACCCGGTTTCGTACACGCGCTGGACGACCACCACGTCGCGTTTGCGGACTGGCCCGGCAATAACCGCATCGAATCGCTGCGCAACCTGGCGCGGGACGACCGCGTCGGCATGCTGTTCCTGTTTCCCGGGCTGGAACTGTTCATGCGCATCAACGGCCGCGCCCGCGCGACGACGGACGACACCCTGCTCACGCGCCTGGCTGAAGGGAACAAACGGCCGAAGACGGCCATTGTCGTCGCAATCGACGAAGTGCTGTTTCACTGCGGCAAGGCGATCAACCGCGCGGGGCTGTGGCAGACGGAGCGCCGCGTGGACCGGGAAGCCTTGCCGACACCGGGCGAAATGGTCGAAGCGCTGAATGCCGCCGCGCAAGGTCGCGCCGTGGACCCCGCTGCCGCCGGGCAGCTCGACGCGCATTACACGCAAGCCGTACGCCAGGATCTCTACGGCTGA
- a CDS encoding HAMP domain-containing protein — protein sequence MNDMTELPEELDLKLILATLMALKKGDFSARMPSDWTGVSGKIADTLNDIIETNERIVRNVTEVSRVVGREGRLTQRAPVTNVSGGWATIISAVNTLIDDLVRPTTEMARVIGAVAKGDLSQTMALEVDGHPLKGQYLRAATTANTMVEQLLSFSSEVTRVAREVGTEGKLGGQAQVKGVAGTWKDLTDSVNSMAGNLTSQVRNIAEVTTAVANGDLSKKITVDVRGEILQLKDTINVMVDQLRSFASEVTRVAREVGTEGKLGGQAYVPGVGGTWKDLTDNVNFMASNLTGQVRNIAAVTTAVANGDLSKKITVDVKGEILELKNTINVMVDQLSSFASEVTRVAREVGTEGKLGGQAQVKGVAGTWKDLTDSVNSMAGNLTGQVRNIADVTTAVANGDLSKKITVDVKGEILELKNTINVMVDQLNSFASEVTRVAREVGTEGKLGGQANVPGVAGTWKDLTENVNQLAGNLTGQVRNIAEVTTAVANGDLSKKITVDVKGEILELKNTINVMVDQLSSFASEVTRVAREVGTEGKLGGQAYVPGVGGTWKDLTDNVNFMASNLTGQVRNIAAVTTAVARGDLSKKITVDVKGEILELKDTINVMVDQLSSFASEVTRVAREVGTEGKLGGQANVPGVAGTWKDLTENVNQLAANLTNQMRAIGEVATAVTRGDLSRSIQVEARGEVSYLKDNINEMIRNLKETTQKNAQQDWLKTNLARFTRLLQGQRDLQAVTKLILSELAPLVSAHHGVFYMMDSQLDDARLRMIASYGYRSSRKLPTSFLPGEGLVGQCALEKVRIWLTDVPRDYIVVSSGLGAAPPTNIVVLPILFEQQVKAVIEIASLDRFTETHLSFLDQLMESIGVVLNTIEANSRTESLLTQSQSLAQELQQTNQELAEKARLLSEQNIEVERKNREVEQAKLALEEKATQLALSSKYKSEFLANMSHELRTPLNSLLILAQQLGDNPEGNLSSKQVEFAKTIHGSGSDLLTLINDILDLSKIESGTVTLDVSEYRFANLRNYVDRTFRHMAEAKHLGFTVSLADNLPASLMTDTTRLQQVLKNLLSNAFKFTSHGQVALEIGVVGGGWSPDNPNLANADAVLAFSVSDTGVGIASDKLQLIFEAFQQADGSTARKYGGTGLGLSISRELARLLGGEIRVESVVGSGSTFTLFLPYNRAGFVNYEQPRPAPQRLAPQPPKIVYSQQAADVEIIERRPPSELDAEAETYSSTIDDRGLTAPGDPSVLIIEDDERFAKIVLDFAREKNFKGIVIHQGDSALSLARDYLPSAILLDLDLPDIDGFTVLDRLKRDPSTRHIPVHVMSASRERERALRSGAISFMNKPVDKEALQEQFTRIQKFLMGGKRSLLVVDDEAGQRDAIVALIGATDVDIQAVGTGEEALAALRTSHFDCMVLDLTLPDISGFELLDLIGKDIKLRDLPVVINTAKELNKKEVAKLKRYAKTIVIKDARSPERLLDETALFLHRSQASLPEAQRRMLEQVHAADSGLAGRKVLIVDDDLRNIFALSSLLERQQMQVSFAENGRDGIEVLERDPTIEIVLMDIMMPEMDGYDTMRAIRRIPKFRSLPIITLTAKAMKGDRDKCIAAGASDYITKPVDVAQLLSLMRVWLH from the coding sequence ATGAACGACATGACCGAACTGCCCGAAGAACTGGACCTGAAGCTGATCCTGGCCACTCTGATGGCACTGAAAAAAGGCGATTTCTCCGCGCGCATGCCGTCCGACTGGACGGGCGTCTCCGGCAAGATCGCCGACACGCTGAACGACATCATCGAGACGAACGAACGGATCGTGCGCAATGTCACGGAAGTCAGCCGCGTGGTGGGCCGCGAAGGCCGCCTGACCCAGCGGGCGCCCGTCACCAACGTGTCGGGCGGCTGGGCCACGATCATCAGCGCCGTCAACACGCTGATCGACGACCTGGTGCGCCCCACCACCGAGATGGCGCGCGTCATCGGCGCCGTGGCGAAGGGCGACCTGTCGCAGACGATGGCACTGGAGGTGGACGGTCATCCGCTGAAGGGCCAGTACCTGCGCGCCGCCACCACGGCAAATACGATGGTGGAACAGCTGCTGTCGTTTTCCTCCGAAGTGACGCGCGTCGCGCGCGAAGTCGGCACCGAGGGCAAGCTGGGCGGGCAGGCGCAGGTCAAGGGCGTGGCCGGCACGTGGAAGGACTTGACCGACTCGGTCAACTCGATGGCGGGTAACCTGACGTCGCAGGTGCGCAATATCGCCGAGGTGACGACGGCCGTGGCCAACGGCGACCTGTCGAAGAAGATCACGGTGGACGTGCGCGGCGAGATCCTGCAGCTGAAGGACACCATCAACGTCATGGTGGACCAGCTGCGCTCCTTCGCCTCCGAGGTGACGCGCGTGGCGCGCGAGGTCGGTACCGAAGGGAAGCTGGGCGGCCAGGCGTACGTGCCCGGCGTGGGCGGCACGTGGAAGGACTTGACCGACAACGTCAACTTCATGGCGTCAAACCTGACGGGCCAGGTGCGCAACATCGCGGCCGTGACGACCGCCGTGGCGAACGGCGACCTGTCGAAAAAGATCACGGTGGACGTCAAAGGTGAAATTCTCGAGCTGAAGAACACCATCAACGTCATGGTGGACCAGCTGTCCTCCTTCGCTTCCGAAGTGACGCGCGTGGCGCGCGAGGTGGGTACCGAAGGCAAGCTGGGCGGCCAGGCGCAGGTGAAGGGCGTGGCCGGCACGTGGAAGGACTTGACCGACTCGGTCAACTCGATGGCCGGTAACCTGACGGGCCAGGTCCGCAATATCGCGGACGTGACGACGGCGGTGGCGAACGGCGACCTGTCGAAGAAGATCACGGTGGACGTGAAAGGCGAGATTCTCGAGCTGAAGAACACCATCAACGTCATGGTCGACCAGCTGAACTCCTTCGCCTCGGAAGTGACGCGCGTGGCGCGCGAGGTGGGCACGGAAGGCAAGCTGGGTGGCCAGGCCAACGTGCCGGGAGTCGCCGGCACGTGGAAGGACTTGACGGAGAACGTCAACCAGCTGGCGGGTAACCTGACGGGCCAGGTGCGCAACATCGCGGAAGTGACGACCGCCGTGGCGAACGGCGACCTGTCCAAGAAGATCACGGTCGACGTCAAGGGCGAGATCCTGGAACTGAAGAACACCATCAACGTCATGGTCGACCAGCTGTCGTCCTTTGCATCGGAAGTGACGCGGGTGGCGCGCGAGGTCGGCACCGAGGGCAAGCTGGGCGGCCAGGCCTACGTGCCCGGCGTGGGCGGCACGTGGAAGGACTTGACCGACAACGTCAACTTCATGGCGTCGAACCTGACGGGCCAGGTGCGCAACATCGCGGCGGTGACCACGGCCGTGGCGCGCGGCGACCTGTCGAAGAAGATCACGGTGGACGTCAAGGGCGAGATTCTCGAGCTGAAGGACACCATCAACGTGATGGTGGATCAGCTGTCGTCGTTCGCTTCGGAAGTGACGCGGGTGGCGCGCGAGGTGGGTACCGAAGGCAAGCTGGGCGGCCAGGCCAACGTGCCGGGTGTCGCGGGCACGTGGAAGGACTTGACGGAGAACGTCAACCAGCTGGCGGCCAACCTGACCAACCAGATGCGCGCGATCGGCGAGGTGGCGACGGCGGTGACGCGGGGCGACCTGTCCCGCTCCATCCAGGTGGAAGCGCGCGGCGAGGTCTCCTACCTGAAGGACAACATCAACGAGATGATCCGCAACCTGAAGGAAACCACGCAGAAGAACGCGCAGCAGGACTGGCTGAAGACCAACCTGGCGCGCTTCACCCGGCTGCTGCAGGGCCAGCGCGACCTGCAGGCGGTGACGAAGCTGATCCTGTCCGAACTGGCACCGCTGGTGTCGGCGCACCACGGCGTGTTCTACATGATGGATTCGCAGCTGGACGACGCGCGCCTGCGCATGATCGCCAGCTATGGCTACCGCTCCAGCCGCAAGCTGCCCACCTCCTTCCTGCCGGGCGAAGGCCTGGTGGGCCAGTGCGCGCTGGAGAAGGTGCGCATCTGGCTGACGGACGTGCCGCGTGACTACATCGTCGTCTCGTCCGGCCTGGGCGCCGCACCGCCGACCAATATCGTCGTGCTGCCGATCCTGTTCGAGCAGCAGGTCAAGGCCGTCATCGAGATCGCGTCGCTGGATCGCTTCACGGAGACCCACCTGTCGTTCCTGGACCAGCTGATGGAGTCGATCGGCGTCGTGCTGAACACCATCGAGGCGAACAGCCGCACCGAGTCGCTGCTGACGCAGTCGCAGTCGCTCGCCCAGGAACTGCAGCAGACCAACCAGGAGCTGGCCGAAAAGGCGCGCCTGCTGTCCGAACAGAACATCGAGGTGGAGCGCAAGAACCGCGAGGTGGAGCAGGCCAAGCTGGCGCTGGAGGAAAAAGCCACGCAGCTGGCGCTGTCGTCGAAGTACAAGTCCGAGTTCCTGGCCAATATGTCGCACGAGCTGCGCACGCCGCTGAATTCGCTGCTGATCCTGGCGCAGCAGCTGGGCGACAACCCGGAAGGCAACCTGTCGTCGAAACAGGTCGAATTCGCCAAGACCATCCACGGCTCCGGCTCCGACCTCCTGACCCTCATCAACGACATCCTGGACCTGTCGAAGATCGAGTCCGGCACCGTCACGCTGGACGTGTCGGAGTACCGCTTCGCCAACCTGCGCAACTACGTGGACCGCACGTTCCGCCACATGGCCGAGGCCAAGCACCTGGGCTTCACGGTATCGCTGGCGGACAACCTGCCGGCTTCCCTGATGACGGACACCACCCGCCTGCAGCAGGTGCTGAAGAACCTGCTGTCGAACGCGTTCAAGTTCACGTCGCACGGCCAGGTCGCGCTGGAGATCGGCGTCGTCGGCGGCGGCTGGAGTCCGGACAACCCGAATCTCGCCAACGCCGACGCCGTGCTGGCGTTCTCCGTCAGCGATACGGGCGTCGGTATCGCGTCCGACAAGCTGCAGCTGATCTTCGAAGCCTTCCAGCAGGCCGACGGCTCCACCGCCCGCAAGTACGGCGGCACGGGCCTGGGCCTGTCGATCTCGCGCGAGCTGGCCCGCCTCCTGGGCGGCGAGATCCGCGTCGAATCGGTGGTCGGCAGCGGCTCCACGTTCACGCTGTTCCTGCCGTATAACCGCGCCGGCTTCGTCAACTACGAGCAGCCCCGCCCTGCCCCGCAGCGCCTGGCGCCGCAGCCGCCGAAGATCGTCTACAGCCAGCAGGCAGCGGACGTCGAGATCATCGAGCGCCGGCCGCCATCGGAACTGGACGCGGAAGCGGAAACCTACAGCTCGACGATCGACGACCGCGGCCTGACGGCCCCGGGCGACCCTTCGGTGCTGATCATCGAGGACGACGAGCGCTTCGCCAAGATCGTGCTGGACTTCGCCCGCGAGAAGAACTTCAAGGGCATCGTCATCCACCAGGGCGACTCGGCGCTGTCGCTGGCGCGCGACTACCTGCCGTCGGCGATCCTCCTGGACCTGGACCTGCCGGACATCGACGGCTTCACGGTGCTGGACCGCCTCAAGCGCGACCCCAGCACGCGCCATATTCCCGTGCACGTGATGTCCGCCTCGCGCGAACGGGAACGTGCCCTGCGCTCGGGCGCCATCTCGTTCATGAACAAGCCCGTCGACAAGGAAGCGCTGCAAGAGCAGTTCACGCGCATCCAGAAGTTCCTGATGGGCGGCAAGCGCAGCCTGCTGGTGGTGGACGACGAGGCCGGCCAGCGCGACGCCATCGTGGCGCTGATCGGCGCGACGGACGTCGACATCCAGGCCGTCGGCACCGGCGAGGAAGCCCTTGCCGCGCTGCGCACCAGCCACTTCGACTGCATGGTGCTGGACCTGACCCTGCCCGACATCTCCGGCTTCGAACTGCTGGACCTGATCGGCAAGGACATCAAGCTGCGCGACCTGCCGGTGGTGATCAACACCGCCAAGGAGCTGAACAAGAAGGAAGTGGCAAAGCTCAAGCGCTACGCCAAGACCATCGTCATCAAGGATGCCCGCTCGCCGGAGCGCCTGCTGGACGAGACGGCGCTGTTCCTGCACCGCTCGCAGGCCAGCCTGCCGGAAGCGCAGCGGCGCATGCTGGAGCAGGTGCACGCGGCCGACTCCGGACTGGCGGGGCGCAAGGTGCTGATCGTCGACGACGACCTGCGCAACATCTTCGCGCTGTCCTCCTTGCTGGAGCGCCAGCAGATGCAGGTGTCGTTCGCCGAGAACGGCCGCGACGGCATCGAGGTACTGGAGCGCGACCCGACCATCGAGATCGTCCTGATGGACATCATGATGCCGGAGATGGACGGCTACGACACGATGCGGGCGATCCGCCGTATCCCGAAGTTCCGGTCGCTGCCGATCATCACCCTGACGGCGAAGGCGATGAAGGGTGACCGCGACAAGTGCATCGCCGCGGGCGCGTCCGACTACATCACCAAACCGGTGGACGTGGCTCAGCTGCTGTCGCTGATGCGCGTCTGGCTGCATTGA
- a CDS encoding AraC family transcriptional regulator has translation MADEHLDPALINTSDGPVIIVAAAHQATERSAGPHAHCRGQLFGSVQGLLTIGVDDGVWVVPATHAVWVPPHRVHWARAHGPFHGYAVYVAEPACPGLPAAPCAIRMSGLLREATQRAARWPLGPLDNYAERLAAVILDEIGSLPADPLGLPLPRDTRLLRIADALLADPADSRSLEDWAQWAAISDRSLSRRFVAETGFTFTAWRQRARLMRALELLAEAVPVTHIALDLGYSTPSTFIGLFRRTFGVTPAVYRERLQRRSRDPASDE, from the coding sequence ATGGCTGACGAACACCTCGATCCTGCGCTCATCAATACGTCCGACGGACCCGTCATCATCGTCGCGGCCGCCCACCAGGCCACCGAACGCAGCGCCGGTCCGCACGCGCACTGCCGCGGCCAACTGTTCGGGTCGGTGCAAGGCTTGCTGACCATCGGCGTCGACGACGGCGTCTGGGTCGTGCCAGCCACCCACGCGGTCTGGGTACCACCACACCGCGTGCACTGGGCGCGCGCGCACGGCCCGTTCCATGGCTATGCCGTCTACGTGGCCGAGCCGGCCTGCCCCGGCCTGCCGGCAGCGCCCTGCGCCATCCGCATGTCCGGGTTGCTGCGCGAAGCGACCCAGCGCGCCGCCCGCTGGCCGCTGGGACCGCTGGACAACTACGCCGAACGGCTGGCCGCCGTCATCCTGGACGAGATCGGCTCCTTGCCGGCCGACCCGCTGGGCCTGCCGCTGCCGCGCGACACCCGCCTGCTGCGCATCGCCGATGCCTTGCTGGCCGACCCGGCCGACAGCCGCAGCCTGGAGGATTGGGCGCAGTGGGCGGCAATCAGCGACCGTTCGCTGAGCCGTCGCTTCGTCGCGGAGACGGGTTTTACGTTTACCGCCTGGCGCCAGCGCGCGCGGCTGATGCGCGCGCTGGAGTTGCTGGCCGAGGCGGTGCCGGTGACGCATATTGCGCTGGATTTGGGGTATTCCACGCCGAGTACCTTTATAGGGTTGTTCCGGCGCACGTTCGGGGTGACGCCGGCGGTTTATCGGGAGCGGCTGCAGCGCCGGTCACGGGACCCTGCATCGGATGAATGA